A region of Chitinophaga horti DNA encodes the following proteins:
- a CDS encoding RNA polymerase sigma-70 factor, which yields MPEPGNNELHNERELVQMIAAGDALAFETLFRHYWDPVFSFALVMMKDAGLADDIAQDVFVDFWKQREKMAAVLNVKAFLFNAVKFAVHKKLRRLKVEDAYLHYQSHRLQSTDAEASMQLKELQQVLEEGIRLLPPQQQRAFRLSREQGLKHEEIGLQMGVSAKTVKDYIVRAIAFLRVHLGQYSRLPVILTIYWLTKR from the coding sequence ATGCCCGAGCCCGGAAATAACGAACTGCATAACGAGCGAGAATTAGTGCAAATGATTGCAGCCGGGGATGCTTTGGCTTTCGAAACGCTGTTCCGCCACTACTGGGACCCCGTATTTTCCTTTGCTTTAGTCATGATGAAAGATGCCGGTCTGGCAGATGATATCGCCCAGGATGTATTCGTCGATTTCTGGAAGCAACGGGAAAAGATGGCCGCCGTCCTGAACGTGAAGGCTTTCCTCTTCAATGCCGTCAAGTTTGCCGTACACAAAAAGCTCCGCCGCCTCAAGGTGGAGGATGCCTATCTCCATTACCAGTCTCACCGCCTTCAATCCACCGATGCCGAAGCCAGTATGCAGCTGAAAGAGTTGCAGCAAGTGCTGGAAGAAGGCATTCGTTTGCTGCCCCCGCAGCAACAACGGGCCTTTCGCCTCAGCCGCGAGCAGGGCTTAAAGCATGAGGAGATCGGGCTGCAGATGGGCGTGAGTGCTAAAACTGTTAAGGACTATATCGTCAGGGCCATCGCCTTCCTGCGGGTGCACCTGGGGCAGTACAGCAGGCTGCCGGTGATATTGACGATCTACTGGCTGACGAAGCGGTGA